The proteins below come from a single Panicum hallii strain FIL2 chromosome 7, PHallii_v3.1, whole genome shotgun sequence genomic window:
- the LOC112901165 gene encoding BAG family molecular chaperone regulator 1-like: MIKLRYSKKLFRRSSSKSSTSSDGGDAGSGRGEIEWEVRPGGMLVQKRDGRGHVEVITVRVATGFSWHDVSIGATCTFGELKVVLSMVTGLEPREQRLLFRGKEREDSDHLHMVGVRDKDKVLLLEDPALKDLKLRAALAAQAVQSPYQPFIKV; encoded by the exons ATGATCAAGCTGAGGTACTCCAAGAAGCTGTTCAGGAGGAGCTCCTCCAAGAGCAGCACTAGCAGCGACGGCGGTGATGCCGGCAGCGGCCGCGGGGAGATAGAGTGGGAGGTGAGGCCGGGGGGCATGCTGGTGCAGAAGAGGGACGGGAGGGGGCACGTCGAGGTCATCACCGTCAGGGTCGCCACCGGCTTCTCCTGGCATGACGTCTCCATTGGGGCTACCTGCACCTTTG GGGAGCTGAAGGTGGTGCTGTCCATGGTGACAGGGCTGGAGCCGAGGGAGCAGAGGCTGCTGTTCAGGGGCAAGGAGAGGGAGGACAGCGATCACCTCCACATGGTGGGCGTGAGGgacaaggacaaggtgctcCTCCTCGAGGACCCTGCCCTCAAGGACCTGAAGCTCCGGGCCGCGCTCGCGGCACAGGCGGTGCAGAGCCCGTATCAACCTTTTATCAAGGTGTAG
- the LOC112899008 gene encoding programmed cell death protein 4-like, translating into MAAEEGAMSPTRMLAEGHLRVATGGGAPADGGIAVRHLPHHHPAKKDGVGGKTEQDNHEDVDSLPSQELKKLANGNNKVPGTLDDYKRLVVPIVEEYFSTGDVELAASELRGLGSDQFQHYFVKKLISMAMDRHDKEKEMASVLLSSLYADLLSSYMISEGFMMLLESIEDLTVDIPDAVDVLAVFIARAVVDEILPPVFLARARALLPEFSKGIQVLQVAEKSYLSAPHHAELVERKWGGSTRFTVEEAKKRIQDILREYIESGDIDEAFRCIRELSLPFFHHEVVKRALTLGMESISSQPLILKFLKEAAAGCLISSNQISKGFSRLAESVDDLTLDIPSAKDLFDKLVSTAISEGWLDASFSKSAVSEEEMQNTSAEKVKRFKEESGHIIHEYFLSDDVPELIRSLEELSAPEYNPIFLKKLVTLAMDRKNREKEMASVLLSSLSLELFSTDDIMKGFIMLLQSAEDTALDIVDAPSELALFLARAVIDEVLIPLNLDEISSRLRPNSSGSQTVQMARALLSARHSGERILRCWGGGTGWAVEDAKDKITKLLEEFNTGGDLGEACRCIRDLGMPFFNHEVVKKALVTAMEKQNDASILALLQECFGEGLITINQMTKGFTRVKDGLDDLVLDIPNAQEKFGAYVELATGRGWLLPTFASIP; encoded by the exons atggcggcggaggagggggcgaTGTCACCGACGAGGATGCTGGCGGAGGGGCACCTGCGGGTGGCCACCGGCGGGGGCGCGCCGGCCGACGGCGGGATCGCCGTCAGGCACCTCCCGCACCACCACCCCGCAAAGAAAG ACGGTGTTGGTGGAAAAACTGAACAAGACAACCATGAAGATGTAGATTCTTTACCATCTCAAGAGTTGAAAAAACTAGCTAATGGAAACAATAAG GTACCTGGTACATTAGATGACTATAAAAGGCTTGTAGTTCCAATAGTTGAGGAGTATTTTAGTACCGGAGATGTGGAATTGGCAGCTTCCGAGCTACGGGGTCTTGGATCTGATCAGTTTCAACATTACTTTGTCAAGAAGCTCATATCTATGGCAATGGACCGTCATgacaaagaaaaagaaatggcaTCAGTTCTGTTATCATCTTTGTATGCTGATCTACTGAGCTCCTACATGATCAGTGAAGGTTTTATGATGCTTCTGGAGTCTATAGAAGATCTGACTGTTGATATACCAGATGCGGTTGATGTCTTGGCAGTTTTTATTGCACGGGCTGTTGTTGATGAAATTTTGCCTCCTGTGTTCCTAGCTCGAGCTAGAGCACTGCTTCCAGAATTTTCCAAGGGTATTCAAGTTCTGCAGGTTGCTGAAAAGAGCTATTTGTCAGCTCCCCATCATGCAGAGTTAGTTGAACGCAAATGGGGTGGAAGCACGCGCTTTACTGTAGAAGAGGCAAAAAAGAGGATTCAGGATATTCTAAGAGAGTATATTGAAAGTGGAGATATAGATGAAGCCTTCAGGTGCATAAGAGAGCTCAGTCTTCCGTTCTTCCATCATGAGGTTGTGAAGCGTGCTCTCACCTTGGGTATGGAGAGCATTTCCTCTCAGCCTTTAATCCTGAAGTTCCTGAAGGAGGCAGCGGCAGGTTGCTTGATTAGTTCTAATCAAATATCAAAGGGTTTCTCTCGACTAGCTGAGAGTGTTGATGACCTCACTCTAGATATTCCTTCTGCTAAAGATCTTTTTGACAAGCTGGTTTCAACAGCCATATCTGAAGGATGGCTTGATGCTTCTTTTAGTAAATCTGCTGTCTCTGAGGAAGAGATGCAGAATACAAGTGCTGAAAAGGTGAAGCGTTTTAAGGAAGAATCTGGTCACATAATTCATGAGTATTTTCTCTCAGATGACGTCCCTGAACTTATTCGAAGCCTTGAAGAGCTTTCTGCCCCAGAATACAATCCCATTTTCCTCAAGAAGCTTGTTACACTTGCTATGGACAGAAAGAACAGAGAGAAGGAGATGGCATCTGTACTTCTTTCTTCGCTCAGCTTGGAGCTGTTTTCCACTGATGATATCATGAAGGGGTTCATAATGCTTTTGCAGTCAGCAGAAGACACTGCCCTTGACATTGTCGATGCGCCCAGTGAGCTTGCCCTCTTCCTAGCTAGGGCAGTGATTGATGAAGTACTGATTCCACTGAACTTGGATGAAATCAGCAGCAGGCTTCGGCCAAACAGCAGTGGTAGCCAAACTGTCCAGATGGCCCGCGCCCTGCTGTCAGCTCGCCACTCAGGTGAGCGGATATTGCGTTGCTGGGGCGGTGGCACAGGCTGGGCTGTGGAAGATGCCAAGGACAAGATCACTAAGCTCTTGGAGGAATTCAACACTGGCGGTGACCTGGGAGAAGCCTGCAGATGCATCCGTGACCTCGGGATGCCCTTCTTCAACCACGAGGTGGTAAAGAAGGCGCTGGTCACAGCGATGGAGAAGCAGAACGACGCCAGCATACTGGCCCTGCTGCAGGAGTGCTTCGGCGAGGGGCTGATAACCATCAACCAGATGACCAAAGGCTTCACCCGCGTCAAGGACGGCCTGGATGATCTGGTCCTCGACATCCCGAACGCGCAGGAGAAGTTTGGAGCGTACGTGGAGCTCGCGACCGGGCGCGGCTGGCTGCTGCCGACCTTCGCCTCCATTCCCTGA
- the LOC112899057 gene encoding protein STICHEL-like 2: MFKMTDMRRHSVDVPLSRTLVQLKRVRSLRDPATNSLSKYASPSDHMIWETASSNGMTLDFGRSVHHQLVEEDEDLGAEATMGSERSFRAPNARTASYRKSSAVKIRGLNPPRNKQVHRVRQDGHRKSLDSNHSNHSSIRQLANNMVNNLGAEKEEEEVNSYERPNFALTDKDEEEVKMPGYKFWSKSSAAMSRVGSPCMSASEARSVASRRSTLGHGTEDTRLRSNDVVGSNFSGCGISYCWSGASKYRELYSDSDGPEQPLLSTDGTEAAFQGNVPYTETPRCLSQKFRPRSFSELIGLNVVAQSLLYSSCKGKVAPMYLFHGPRGTGKTSTARIFAAALNCVSLEEQRPCGFCKECVILFSGKSRDVKELDAAKMDRLGRVKALLKSASLVPYSSRFKVFIIDECHLLQEDAWSAILKSLDEPYRHTVYIMITSDIESLPRTSITHCQKFHFPKIKVADIVYRLERICIEEGLEFDHDGLYFIAAKSNGSLRDSEIMLDQLSLLGKKITISLVHELVGSVSDDELIELLDLALSSDTTNTVRRARELMGSSIDPLQLVSQLANLIMDILSGRCQSAVSEVSKSFLGRYALSEVGIKKLRHALKILSETEKQLRTSRNQATWVTVALLQFGSTEPNLVAEPNDMHAQSVTGYTDDWVSKVHSSSNFCQACNSNKSNCSERHCRRLKLENIWRRAIGKCRSRSAKSFLRKEGFLSSVHVTEELAIAEVGFGHPDHLSRAQNMQSLIECALQHVLRCNVEIRFKLVSCPARKDARLKRQSFSFLNCSGRKQELSDSVVTDEDEAVRPGARETPLKGYTSSQQESPYIMQRVDSKPTVHGCEDDARSTLTSNRSMTDDLTRTCRSETNYSKGVSEQGRFDSIQEPDLQPNCFSRTLKLQKKLLSSGAAHTICLRIQPHNKMDFLPKKEFDTYFCAYEPYEQCSRSNSRATYSSRDDDLWSKNSRFGSNLLCWRAPKQSM, translated from the exons ATGTTCAAGATGACGGATATGAGGCGTCACTCCGTGGATGTTCCACTCTCAAGAACCTTAGTTCAGCTCAAGCGAGTGAGATCGCTGAGGGACCCGGCAACAAATTCTTTGAGCAAGTATGCATCTCCTTCTGATCACATGATCTGGGAGACTGCTTCTAGCAATGGGATGACTCTGGATTTTGGCAGGTCAGTACATCATCAGTTGGTTGAAGAAGATGAAGATCTGGGAGCGGAGGCTACAATGGGGTCAGAGCGGAGTTTTCGGGCACCAAATGCAAGGACTGCATCGTATAGGAAATCTTCTGCTGTCAAGATCAGAGGCTTGAACCCACCAAGAAACAAGCAGGTTCATCGTGTCCGCCAAGATGGTCACCGCAAGTCATTGGATTCAAACCACTCCAATCATAGTTCTATTCGACAATTGGCAAATAATATGGTCAACAACTTGGGTGCAGagaaggaagaggaggaagtGAATTCTTATGAAAGACCAAATTTTGCACTGACAGATAAGGATGAAGAAGAAGTGAAAATGCCAGGCTACAAATTCTGGAGCAAGTCTTCTGCTGCGATGAGCCGTGTTGGCAGCCCTTGTATGTCGGCCAGTGAGGCACGCTCTGTTGCGTCAAGAAGAAGCACTTTAGGGCATGGAACTGAGGATACACGACTGAGGTCGAATGATGTTGTTGGATCAAATTTTAGTGGCTGTGGCATAAGCTACTGCTGGTCAGGAGCGTCAAAATACCGAGAACTTTATTCCGATAGTGATGGTCCAGAGCAACCTCTCTTATCTACTGATGGGACTGAGGCAGCATTCCAAGGTAATGTACCATACACTGAGACACCGAGATGTTTAAGTCAGAAATTTCGCCCTCGGTCCTTCAGTGAACTGATTGGCCTAAATGTTGTTGCTCAGTCCCTCTTATATTCCTCTTGCAAAGGAAAAGTTGCTCCAATGTACTTGTTTCATGGTCCCCGGGGTACAGGCAAGACATCCACAGCGAGGATTTTTGCTGCTGCTCTAAATTGTGTCTCTCTTGAAGAGCAAAGGCCATGTGGGTTCTGTAAAGAGTGTGTCATTCTTTTCTCTGGGAAGAGTAGAGACGTGAAAGAACTTGATGCAGCAAAAATGGATCGTTTAGGTCGAGTAAAGGCACTTCTCAAGAGTGCATCTCTTGTCCCATACTCTTCACGCTTCAAGGTTTTCATAATAGATGAATGCCATCTCTTGCAAGAAGATGCATGGTCAGCAATACTAAAGAGTCTTGATGAGCCATACCGGCATACAGTATACATTATGATTACTTCTGACATAGAAAGTCTGCCTCGCACTTCCATCACACATTGCCAGAAGTTCCATTTTCCAAAGATAAAGGTTGCAGATATTGTCTATAGGTTGGAGAGAATCTGTATAGAAGAAGGACTAGAATTTGACCATGATGGGTTGTACTTCATTGCTGCAAAGTCTAATGGTTCTCTTAGAGATTCAGAAATAATGCTTGACCAACTCAGTTTGCTTGGGAAGAAGATCACAATTTCTCTTGTGCATGAACTT GTAGGATCAGTGTCTGATGACGAGTTGATTGAACTGCTTGATCTGGCATTGTCATCCGACACCACCAATACTGTAAGACGAGCTAGAGAACTTATGGGATCATCAATTGATCCTCTGCAGCTTGTCTCTCAGTTGGCCAACCTTATTATGGACATTCTCTCAGGGAGATGTCAATCTGCAGTCAGTGAAGTCAGCAAAAGTTTCTTGGGTAGATATGCAT TGTCTGAGGTTGGAATAAAGAAATTAAGACATGCATTGAAGATACTATCGGAAACTGAAAAGCAGTTGAGGACATCAAGGAATCAGGCTACTTGGGTTACAGTTGCGCTTTTGCAGTTTGGCTCCACTGAACCTAACCTTGTTGCTGAACCGAATGATATGCATGCTCAGTCAGTAACTGGATATACAG ATGACTGGGTTTCCAAGGTGCACTCAAGCTCCAATTTTTGTCAGGCATGTAACAGCAACAAGTCCAACTGTTCTGAGAGACACTGTAGGCGGCTTAAGCTTGAGAACATATGGAGGAGAGCCATTGGAAAGTGTCGATCAAGGTCAGCCAAAAGTTTCCTCAGGAAAGAAGGCTTCCTATCATCGGTCCATGTTACTGAAG AGTTGGCTATAGCAGAAGTTGGATTTGGACACCCAGATCACCTATCAAGAGCACAGAATATGCAAAGCCTAATAGAATGCGCTTTACAACATGTTCTCAGGTGCAATGTGGAGATCAGATTCAAACTTGTATCATGTCCAGCGAGGAAAGATGCTAGGTTGAAGAGACAATCATTCAGTTTTCTCAACTGCTCAGGCCGGAAGCAAGAGCTGTCAGATTCAGTTGTGACTGATGAAGATGAAGCTGTGAGGCCTGGAGCAAGAGAGACACCCCTTAAAGGCTACACCTCCAGTCAGCAGGAATCACCATATATCATGCAACGTGTTGATTCAAAACCAACAGTCCATGGTTGTGAGGATGATGCTCGGAGTACCTTGACATCAAACAGATCCATGACAGATGACCTGACTAGGACATGCAGGTCGGAAACTAACTACTCAAAGGGTGTCAGTGAGCAGGGTCGTTTTGATAGCATCCAGGAGCCTGACCTACAACCGAATTGCTTCTCACGAACGCtcaagcttcaaaagaagctatTGTCGTCTGGTGCAGCACACACAATCTGTTTGAGGATCCAGCCGCATAACAAAATGGATTTCCTTCCTAAGAAAGAATTCGATACGTACTTCTGTGCATATGAGCCTTATGAGCAGTGTTCAAGATCAAATTCACGGGCTACTTACAGTTCAAGAGATGACGACCT GTGGAGCAAGAATTCACGGTTTGGTTCGAATCTACTCTGCTGGAGGGCCCCAAAACAATCCATGTAG
- the LOC112901067 gene encoding BAG family molecular chaperone regulator 3-like gives MIKLRCSKKLFRRSSSKSSTASSSSDGGDVGGSRGEIEWEVRPGGMLVQKRDGRGDVEVITVRVATGFSWHDVSIGATCTFGELKVVLSMATGLEPREQRLLFRGKEREDADHLHMIGVRDKDKVLLLEDPALKDMKLRAARAAQAMQSPYRPFIKV, from the exons ATGATCAAGCTGAGGTGCTCCAAGAAGCTGTTCAGGAGGAGCTCCTCCAAGAGCAGcacggccagcagcagcagcgacggCGGGGATGTCGGCGGCAGCCGCGGAGAGATCGAGTGGGAGGTGAGGCCCGGAGGGATGCTGGTGCAGAAGAGGGACGGGAGGGGGGACGTGGAGGTGATCACCGTCAGGGTGGCCACAGGGTTCTCTTGGCACGACGTCTCCATCGGGGCTACCTGCACTTTTG GGGAGCTGAAGGTGGTGCTGTCCATGGCGACAGGGCTGGAGCCTCGGGAGCAGAGGCTGCTGTTCAGGGGCAAGGAAAGGGAGGACGCCGACCATCTCCACATGATCGGGGTGAGGGACAAGGACAAGGTGCTGCTGCTCGAGGACCCTGCCCTCAAGGACATGAAGCTCCGGGCCGCAAGGGCGGCCCAAGCCATGCAGAGCCCGTACCGGCCTTTCATCAAGGTGTAG
- the LOC112899009 gene encoding uncharacterized protein LOC112899009, producing the protein MAVVASTSFTYHKPRFAVVCRKNKDGRDRERERDKEKEHKHPFKVVEITPPPRCLGVRCFPTNIHCGESVTIEGQAYTVSAVTHRYQLRKGRYEPSEKRLDVLSTGRYILNLYLQNLLDQS; encoded by the exons ATGGCCGTGGTCGCCTCCACCTCCTTCACGTACCACAAG CCGCGTTTCGCGGTGGTGTGCAGGAAGAACAAGGACGGGCGGGACAGGGAGCGGGAGCGGGACAAGGAGAAGGAGCACAAGCACCCCTTCAAGGTCGTCGAgatcacgccgccgccgcgctgcctCGGTGTCCGCTGCTTCCCCACC AACATCCACTGCGGCGAGAGCGTGACGATCGAGGGCCAGGCGTACACGGTGTCGGCGGTGACGCACCGGTACCAGCTGCGCAAGGGGCGGTACGAGCCGAGCGAGAAGCGCCTCGACGTCCTCTCCACCGGCAGATACATCCTCAACCTCTACCTCCAAAACCTCCTCGACCAGTCCTAG